In Leptodesmis sichuanensis A121, the following are encoded in one genomic region:
- a CDS encoding DUF5615 family PIN-like protein encodes MRLLIILDADFHTLFALDEAISPSVIRIRIERLRAQALTDLVLKVVSECEEDLNQGAAITVEPTRIRIRRLPLLPDS; translated from the coding sequence TTGCGTCTTCTTATCATTCTTGATGCTGACTTTCATACCTTGTTCGCTCTGGATGAAGCAATTTCTCCATCAGTGATTCGCATTCGAATCGAAAGATTACGTGCCCAAGCGTTAACTGATTTAGTTTTAAAGGTAGTGAGTGAATGCGAGGAAGATCTGAATCAGGGCGCTGCTATTACAGTCGAGCCAACTCGAATTCGAATTCGTCGGTTACCGTTGTTACCTGATAGCTAA